GACGCGCGAGGCATGATTTCGGCCACGAAGGATCACTGGCATAAATCCCTGCGATCAGAAAAATTGATTGGCGCAACACCTTGTACCACCGCTACATTCGACTGGGCCAGACAAGTGAAAAAAGCTGGCCATCGAGGAACATCTCCCATGCCACAGAGAAACGACACGGCCATATGGTCCGGCCTCTTCCGGATTTCGGCGGAATCCGGCCAAACCCTGCAGGCGCAGATCCGCCAGGCGATCGTGGCCGCCATTCTTGACCGGCAGATCGCTGCCTCGATGCCGCTGCCATCCTGCCGTATCCTGGCCGAGAAACTGGGCGTGGCGCGCGGCACCGTGGTGCTGGCCTTCCAGCAGCTTGTCGACCAGGGTTTCCTGGTGGCGCGCGAACGGCGCGGCCATTTCGTCAACCCCGACGTGCTGGCGACACCGGCAAAGCCGCACCAGAAGGCGCCCGACCAGGCCAACGAGATCGACTGGAAGGCGCGCCGCCAGATCGCGGCCAGCGACATGCCGCCGCCGGCCAAGCACGAGAACTGGATCAAGTCGTCCTATCCGTTCGTCTATGGCCAGTTCGATCCGGCGCTGTTCCCGACAGCCGAATGGCGCGAGTGCAACCGCATGGCGCTGGCGGTGCTGGAAATCCGCAACTGGGCGTCCGACATGGTCGATCGCGACGATCCGCTGCTGATCGAACAGATCCAGGCGCGGCTCCTGCCAAGGCGCGGCATCTTTGCCAATCCCGACGAGATCATCGTGACGCTGGGCGCCCAGAACGCGCTCTACATGCTGGCGACGCTGCTCATGACCAAGGGCTCCAAGGTGGCGATGGAAGACCCCGGTTATCCCGATGCGCGCTCGATCTTCCGGCTGGCGGGCGCCGACATACAGCCGGTCCCCGTGGACCAGTCCGGCATCGTAACGTCATCCATTCCCAATGATTCCGGCTTCGTCTTCGTCACGCCAAGCCACCATTGCCCGACCATGGTGCCGCTGTCGGCGGAACGGCGGCAGGACCTGCTGGCGCGCGCCAATCGCTACAACCAGATCATCATAGAGGACGGCTATGACAGCCAGCTTCTGGACGAGGCGCCGCAACAGGCGCTGAAGAGCCTCGATCGTTCGGGCCGCGTCGTCTATGTCGGCTCGATGTCGAAGACATTGGCTCCCGGCCTGCGGCTCGGCTACATCGTCGCTTCGGCTGGCCTCATCTCCGAACTCAGGGCGCTGCGTCGTTTCATGCTGCGCCATCCGCCGGCCAACAACCAGCGCGCGGTGGCGTTGTTCCTGTCGCTCGGCCACCACGAGGCGCTGGTGCGGCGGCTGTCGTCAGCCTTCGACGAGCGGCGCAAGCGTCTGGTCCATGCGATTTCGGCCTTCCTGCCGGAGTGGCGTTCGACGGACTCTGCCGGAGGCACCTCCCTCTGGCTCGAGGGACCGCGCGGCACCGATGCCCGCGGCCTGGCCGAGGCCGCCGCCTCGCGCAGCGTCATCATCGAACCCGGGGATCGCTTCTTCGACCGCACCGAAAAGCCTTCGCGTTTCATGCGGCTGGGCATCTCGTCGATAGCGTTGCAGCATATCGAGCCGGGAATTCGTGAATTGGCAACAGCCGCCGGGCGCCGGCCTGCCGCTGCCTGATCCATCGACCGGAGCCGCTTGTAATTGGCTCCGGTTCCTTTAGCTCCCTGGCATATGCAACCGGACTCGTTGGCTCATAGGCTGTACCAACGCTGGCGGCATAGTCGCAACACAAAGGGGAGAAGCAGGCCGATGGTGGACCAACCACCACTCCCGGCTTCACAGCTAAAGGCGGAGTGCATCCATGTCAGCAGCTCTAGGGACCCAGGATTCACCCGCGGATCAACGTTCGCGACGTTCCGGTGGGCGGGAAGCACGTGGTGTTGCGCAGGCAACCGATAATATCCAGCCGGTCCGCGCCGGCCTCGAAGGCGGCAGCTACGGGCCGCTCAGCGAAAATGATTGCGAGCGCATCCACGAAGCCGTGCTGACCCTGCTGGAGACGGTCGGCTTCGCCAACGCCATTCCCTCCTGCATCGAAGCGCTGAAGACGGCCGGAGCGATCTACGCGGACGACGGTCGTATCCGCTTTCCCCGCGCGCTGGTGCTGGACACGATCAAACGAGCCGGCAGGCATTTCACCCTCTGCGGCCAGGATCCGAAGCACGACATGGTCATCCAGGGCAAGCGCGTGCATTACGGCACTGCGGGTGCGGCCGTGCATCTGGTGGATGTCGAGAAGCGTGAATACCGCGAGGCGCGGCTGCAGGACATCTATGACGCCGCCCGCATTGTCGAAGGCCTCGACAACATCCATTTCTTCCAGCGGCCGATGGTGGCGCGCGACATCGCCGATCCGCTCAATATGGATTTCAACACGCTCTATGCCTGCGTGACGGGCACCTCGAAACATATCGGCACATCGTTCACCGTGCGCGAGAACGTAAAGCCCGCGCTTGAGCTGCTCTATGCCATTGCCGGCAGCGAGGAGAATTTTCGCGCCCGCCCCTTCGTCTCGAACTCGAACGCCTTCGTCGTGCCGCCGATGAAATTCGCCGAGGACGCCTGCGGCGTGCTCGAAGCCTGCGTCGCAGGCGGCATCCCGATCCTGCTGCTCTCGGTCGGACAGGCCGGTGCGACCGCGCCGGCGGCGATTGCCGGGGCCGTGGTGCAGGCGGTGGCCGAGGTTCTGGCCGGCCTTGTCTATGTCAACGCGATCAAGCCGGGGCACCCGGCGATCTTCGGCACCTGGCCATTTGTCTCCGACCTCAGGACCGGCGCCATGTCGGGAGGTTCGGGCGAACAGGCGATGATGACCGCGGCCTGTGCGCAGATGGCGCAGTTCTACGATCTGCCGGGCGGTTCACCCGCCGGCATGACCGATTCGAAATTGCCGGATATCCAGTCCGGCTACGAAAAGGGCATCACCAATGTGATGGCGGGCCTGTCCGGCCTGAACCTTGTCTATGAATCGGCGGGCATGCACGCCTCGCTGCTGGGTTTCTGCCTGGAAAGCCTGATCATCGACAACGACATGCTCGGCCACTGCCTGCGTTGCGTGCGCGGCATCGAGGTGACGGACGAGGCGCTGTCGGTCGACACCATTTCAGAGGTCTGCCTGAAGGGTCCAGGCCACTATCTCGGCAATGAGCAGACCCTGCGGCTGATGCAGACCGAGTATTTCTATCCGGCCGTCGGCGACCGCTTTTCCCCGAAGGAATGGAACGAGAAAGGCCGACCCGACATCGTGCAGCGGGCGATCAACGAGAAGAAACGCATCCTTGCCGAACGCTTCCCGCGCCACATATCCAAACTGCTCGACGACAAACTGCGCGCCCGCTTCGGCGATCTCATCCAGTTGCCGCGCAGCAGCATGGGCGGCTGAGGACGCTGATCCCAGCGGTCAGTCCGCCCCCAACCCATATTGCTCAACGACTTCGGCACTGATCAGCTTGGCGTGCAGCGTCATCAGCACGATCTGCGCGTCGAAACTGTCGCCGGTTTCGAGCGCCGCCTCGATGCGGCGCTCCGCATCCACCCTGTTTTGAAGGCCGTTGGACCGTTCGAAAGCTTCCGACCCGGCAATGCAATAACTGAACAGCTGGGCCACTGTCTTATAGGCATGCGAGGGCGGCTCGTCCGGCCAGTGGTCCTTCATCAGATTGACGATGGTGAGCTTCACGCCCTCGGGCACGAGGGCCGGATGAAGGTCGGCGCCACGCAATGCATCGTCGAGCTGCCTGAGGTCGCCCGAGCGGCCGAACATTCCGAGGAAACCGAGGGATGAGCGTCGTCTCGCCATGATGGTCCTGCCTGTTTTCCACTCAGTTATGTGGTTCGCACGCGGAATACAAAGGCAGGAACCGGCCCGATCTCGCTCGGCGCCTGTTTCTCGACGCAAGAAGAATGCCCCAACGCGCCTATCGGCTCACCGCCAATAGCAGGACGCCAGCCAGGGCCGACCCTGCCAGCGTCGGCAGCATGCCGATCTTCAGCTTCAGCACCGCGACCATCGCGGCGCAGGAAAGCAGTGCTGCCCGCCAGTCGATCGACGAAAGCACGGGCACGTCCATCCCCAGCCCCACGCCGCGGACTTCGCGGAAGATAACGTGCAAGGCAAACCACAAAGCGAGGTTCACGATGACGCCCACGACAGCGGCAGTGATCGCCCCCAACGCAGCCGACAATGCCTTGTTGCCGCGCAGGGCTTCTATGTAGGGCGCGCCCAGAAATATCCAGAAGAAGCACGGAGTGAAAGTTGCCCACAATGTGAGCAGCGCCCCAAGCGATCCGGCAAGCACGGGACTGAGCGCTCCGGAGTGGCGGAACGCGGCAATGAAGCCGACAAACTGCAAGACCAGAATGAGGGGCCCCGGTGTGGTTTCGGCAAGCCCTAGGCCATCGACCATTTCACCAGGGGCAAGCCAGCCAAAAGACTCGACAGCAGCCTGCGCGACATAGGCCAGGACGGCGTAGGCGCCGCCGAAGGTGACCACCGCCATGAGGCTGAAGAACCCGCCGATCTGTGTCCAGACACTTGCAGTGCCGGTGAGCAACCAGACCAGCAAGACAGGCCCCAGCCAGATCGGCAGCCAGATGGCAATCGTTCGCGGCGCATGCCATTTCGTCGGCCTGGTGTGGGTCAGTTCGCCTCGCTCGAACATGACGTCAACCGCGCCCTTGAGATCAGGAGCGTTGTCCTTGCCGTGAGCCTGGCCAGAGAAGAGCGCGGGCGCAATCCGGTTTCCGGCCCATCCCGCCAGACCGGCGAAGAGGATGATCAATGGGAACGGCACCTTCAAGGCGTAGATGGCAATAAACGCGCAAAGCGCGATCGACACCATGATGCGGTTCTTCAGCGCCCGTCGCCCGATCCGGATCACCGCCTCGACCACGACGGCAAGCACGGCTGCCTTCACGCCGAAAAACAGCGACTCGACAAGGGGCGCATCGCCGTAGAGTGCGTAAAGCGTGCTCAAGGTCAGCATAACGACCGCACCCGGCGCGACGAAAAGGATGCCGGCGACCAGCCCTCCCACCGTCTTGTGAAGCAGCCAGCCGATGTAGATGGCGAGTTGCTGGGCCTCAGGACCGGGCAGCAGCATGCAGTAATTCAAGGCATGCAGGAAACGCTGTTCGCCGATCCAACGCCGCTCCTCGACCAGTTCCTTGTGCATGAGCGCAATCTGCCCGGCCGGCCCGCCGAAACTGAGCAATCCGATTTTCGCCCAGACCTTCAGCGCTTCGTTGAAGGTTGGCGCCGCCGGCACATCGACAATCCCGCCCTCGTTTTTCGAAGCCACGGTGTTCATGCCAGCTTGCCTCCGGACGGCCAGTTATGCGTTTCGTCCGTGGCATCGCGGCACCACCTGAAAAACGCATCGTAGAGCAGCATGCCGGCTTCCAACTGTTCCAGATCGTCGCGGAACATGCGTGACAGGCCAAGCGAGGCAGCGAGAAATCCGGCAGCCTGGGGAACCAGGTCGAGGCTTGCGGTGTCGGCCGCGCGGACAATGGTGGCAAGGCGATCGAGCGCCTGGGATTGGAGCCCGAACTCCTCGATCATCGTGTCGAAGGTGCAGCGCTCGCCACGGTGACTCCAGAACACATTGTCGATGTCGAAAGGCACAGCCTGAAAGCGGTCGGCAACAGCCAATACTTCAGCTGGCTCGACGAACAGAAACACCGCGCCGGGGTCAACGAAACGCCGGATCAGCCATGGGCAGGCAATACGATCAACTTTCGGGCGAGCCCGTGTCACCCAGACGGTGCGGCCCTTTTCATCGCGAGGCGGCATCTTGCCGGTGCGAACCAGAAGTCCTTTGCCGTCGCGCCAGGCTTCGAACCCGCCTTCAAGGGATTCAGCGGAAATCCCCTCATGCCGCAGCCACGCGGCCACGCCCTGCGAAAGCTTTTGACCTTTCTGGCAGACGACCACCACCGGCTTGCCCGCGAATTCAGCCGCCCAGGTCGAAACAGTTTTGAAGTCACGCTGGATCGAGGCCGGAAGCAGGCGCGGATCGGCGTTGTAATCATCATCGATGCGAACATCGATGATAACAGGAGCGCCCGGCAGACCGACAAGGCGGGTCAGTTGCGGGACGGTGATAGCGGTTGTTGACGGCATGGCGTCCACCTCCTGAAAGAGAAGCCTGGACGCGAACGTTGGGCTGACGCCTCACGGGGTCGTCGCGATACACCCCTTGTCGTGATGGTGGAATTCTCGCGGTCGCTTGTCAAGCATCGTGCTGTTCTCGCCCTGTCATGGCGGCACGGTGTATTCCCAATTCCAACATCGACCACGCGGGGGCATCTGATGGCGGCTTGATTTGCACCAAGCCGCCGATTGCCATTCCGCTGTTAGTGATTGTCCCTCGGCACGCCCATCGTATGGGCCACGTCCTGGTATTTCACCGCCGGCTTCAGCACCATGCCTTCCGAGAACTGATCGACCATGCCGCGCTGGATCTCCTGCCATGGCGTCTGGTGCTTGGGATAATGATAGCCGCCATCTTTCTGCAGTTCGGCGCGGCGCCGCGCGATCTCGTCGTCCGAGACTAGAATGTTGGCGGTAGCCTTGTTCAAATCGATGCGGACCCGATCTCCGGTCTTGAGCAGGGCCAGTCCGCCGCCGATCGCCGCTTCCGGCGAAGCGTTGAGGATGGACGGCGAGCCAGAGGTCCCGGACTGGCGGCCGTCGCCGATACAGGCCAGCGCGTGGATGCCCTTCTTGATCAGGTAGGCCGGCGGCTGCATGTTGACGACTTCGGCGCCGCCGGGATAGCCGATCGGGCCAGCGCCGCGCATGAACAGGATGGTGTGCTCGTCGATGCCTTGCGCGGGATCGTCGATGCGGGCGTGGTAATCCTCCGGACCGTCGAAGACCATGGCGTTGCCCTCGAAGGCTTCCGGGTCCTTCGGGTTGGACAGATAGCGCTCGCGGAACTCGGGCGAGATGCCGCTGGTCTTCATGATCGCCGAATCGAACAGATTGCCCTTGAGGTTGATGAAGCCGGCGTTCGTCTTCAGCGGCTCGGCGACCGTGCGGATGACGTCCGCGTTCTCGTTGACGACGCCGCTGCAATTGTCGCCGATCGTCTTGCCGTTGACGGTCATGGCTTCCGGATAGGGCAACAGCCCGCCCTTCATCAACTCGGCAACGACAGCCGGCACGCCGCCAGCATGGTGGTAATCCTCGCCGAGATATTCGCCGGACGGCTGCAGATTGACGATGAGCGGCACATGGAGGCCGATCTTCTGCCAGTCGTCATTGGTTAGCGGCACGCCGAGATGGCGGGCGATGGCGTTGAGATGGATCGGCGCGTTGGTCGAACCGCCAATGGCCGAATTGACGACAATGGCGTTTTCGAAGGCTTTCCGCGTCATGATGTCGGACGGCTTCAAATCCTCATGCACCATGTCGACGATGCGCTTGCCCGTCTCGTAGGCGATCTGGCCGCGCTCACGATAGGGTGCGGGGATAGCGGCGGACCCCGGCAACTGCATGCCAAGCGCCTCGGCCAGCGAATTCATGGTGGTGGCGGTGCCCATGGTGTTGCAATAGCCGGTGGATGGCGCCGAGGAGGCGACGATGTCCATGAACTCGTCATAGTCGATCTCGCCGGCCGACAGGCGTTGGCGCGATTCCCAGACGATGGTGCCGGAGCCGGTGCGCTTGCCCTTGTGCCAGCCATTGAGCATCGGGCCGACCGAGAGCGCGATGGCCGGGATGTTGACGGTGGCGGCGGCCATCAGCAAAGCCGGCGTGGTCTTGTCGCAGCCGATGGTGAGCACGACGCCATCGAGCGGATAGCCATAGAGCACTTCGACAAGGCTGAGATAGGCGAGGTTGCGGTCGAGCGCCGCGGTCGGGCGCTTGCCGGTCTCCTGGATCGGATGGCACGGGAATTCGAAGGGAATGCCGCCCATCGACACGATGCCTTCGCGCACGCGCTTGGCCAGCTCGATGTGATGGCGGTTGCAAGGCGAAAGATCCGAGCCGGTCTGGGCGATGCCGATCAGCGGCTTGCCCGACATCAGTTCGGCGCGCGTCAGCCCGTAGTTCAGGTAGCGCTCCAGATAAAGCGCGGTCATTCCCGGGTTGTCGGGATTGTCGAACCATTCCTGCGAGCGGAATTTTTTCTTTCTGGTGGGGGCGCCTGCCATCATGGTCTCCGTATTTGTACGACAAATCGATATGGCAACGCACGGAAGCAGGCAAGAGGGACGCACGGTCGCAACCGGACTTTGGTGCGATAGACATGCGCCAAGCCGTGCGATAGGCCTTCGAGCAGTCTTGTCCGGGAGGTTTTGATGGCTTTGGTGATCGAAGGCGAGGAACGCATTGCCGCACCCTTGCAAAAAGTCTGGGGGGCGTTGAACGACCCCGAGGTCTTGAAGGCGACCATTCCCGGCTGCCAGAGCCTGGAAATGACCTCGCCGACCGAAATGGCGGCAACCGTGGTGCTGAAGATCGGGCCTATCAAGGCGACGTTCAAGGGCGAGGTGACCCTGAAGAACCTCAAGCCACCGCACTCCTACACGATCCAGGGCGAAGGCAAGGGCGGTATAGCCGGCTTCGCCAAGGGCGGCGCCGACGTGACGCTGACGGAAGATGGGCCGGATGCGACGGTGTTGAAATACGCGGCCAAGGCCGATGTCGGCGGCAAGATCGCCCAACTGGGCAGCCGGCTGATCGAATCGACCTCGAAGAAACTGGCCGGACAGTTCTTTTCGAGCTTTGGCGAGAAGGTGGGCGGCTGAGCGCCCTCTCCCCCTCGAGGGGAGGGTGCCGAGCGAAGCGAGGCGGGAGGAGTCACCTCAACTGCCTCGACCTTGCCCGAACCGCGTCCGACTTGCGAAGAAATAGCGCCGAGCACGTCGCCGCGGACCCCACCCGGCCCTTCGGGCCACCCTCCCCTCGTAGGCCTCAAGGGGGAGGGACAACTGCGCTACTCGAACACGATGCTCGGCACCGACGCTTCCGCCGCACCACGCTCTTCGTTGACCCGGTCCCAGACTCGTCCAGCGATGTCGCGGTAGATCTTTGCCTCGGCGCCATCGGGCTTCGAGACAACCACCGGCGTGCCGGCATCCGAGCTTTCGCGGATGCCCATCTCCAGCGGCACTTCGCCGAGGAAGGTGACGCCGAGACGCTCGGCCTCGCGGCGGGCGCCGCCGTGACCAAAAATGTCGTAGCGCTTGCCGGTGTCGGGAGCGATGAAATAGCTCATGTTCTCGACGATGCCCAACAGCGGCACATCGACCTTCTTGAACATGTTCAGCCCCTTGCGGGCGTCGATGAGCGCCAAGTCCTGCGGCGTCGAGACGATGACGGCGCCAGCCAGCGGCACCTGCTGGGCCATGGTCAGCTGGGCATCGCCCGTGCCCGGAGGCATATCGACGACGAGCACATCCAGCGGACCCCATTCGACTTCGCGCAGCATCTGGGTGAGCGCCGACATCACCATCGGCCCGCGCCAGATCATCGGCGTTTCCTCGTCGACGAGGAAGCCCATGGACATCACCTTCAGTCCGTAATTCTCCATGGGTTTCAGGATCTTGCCGTCGACCGTCTGCGGCCGGCCATGGATGTTGAGCAGCTTGGGCATCGACGGGCCGTAGATGTCGGCATCGAGCACGCCGACCCTCAACCCATTGGCGGCAAGGCCGAGCGCGATGTTGACGGCGGTGGTCGACTTGCCGACGCCGCCCTTGCCGGAGGCGACGGCGATGATCGCCTCGATGCCGGGCACGCCACGCTTGCCCTGGCTGTGCGAGGCCGGTGCCTGCGACGCAGGCCGCGCTGGTGCGGCCGGCGGCGCGGGCCTGGGAGCCGGACGCGTCGGAACCGGCGCCTCCATGCCGCCGCCCTTCTTTTCCGCGGTCAGCGCCACGACGGCGCCGACGACACCAGGGATCGCTTTCACAACCCGTTCTGCGGCGGCGCGCAGCGGCTCCATTTCCTGGGCCCGGGCGGCTGGAACGGTGATCGAGAAGAAGACCTTGCTGTCGGCAATAAAGATTTCCGAGACCATACCGAGATCAACGATGTTGCCGGTGAAATCCGGCCCGTTGACCGTCTTCAGGCGTTCGGTGACGATTTCCTTGGTGACGGACATTCATTCTTCCTCATGCAATGTGCGCCTCAGATAATGCAGTTTCCGCGCGGAACCAAGCGGGTCGCTTTGAAGGGCTGACAGGCGCTCGCGGCTGTGGCAGCCTTCAGCATGATCGACAAGCTGGAATTTTTCATCGCGCTCGCCCGGGAAGAGCACTTTGGTCGGGCGGCCGAGGTGTGCGGCGTCACCCAGCCGACGCTTTCGGCCGGCATCAAGCAGTTGGAGGGCCAGCTCGGCGTCATGCTGGTTCTGCGCGGCTCGCGCTTCCAGGGGCTGACGCCGGAGGGAGAACAGGTGCTGGTGTGGGCGCGGCGCATCGTTGGCGACACCCGCACCATGCGCGAGGAAATGCGCGCGGCACGCCACGGCCTTTCCGGCCGCATCCGCATTGCCGCCATACCGACAGCGCTCGCCATGCTGCCGCGCCTGACGACGCCGTTCCGCGAAAAGCACCCCGGCGTCACCTTCTCGGTGCTGTCGCGGACCTCGATCGAGGTGTTGTCGCTGCTCGGCAATTTCGACATCGACGCCGGCATCACCTATCTCGACAATGAGCCGCTGGGGCGAGTGACCAGCGTGCCGCTCTATGACGAGCGCTACCAGTTGATCACCGCTGTCGGGAATCCCTATTCCGATCGCGACAAAGTGACATGGGCGGAGCTCAGCAGCCTGCCGCTCTGCCTGCTGACGCCTGACATGCAGAACCGCCGCATCATCGACCAGCATCTGGCCGAAGCCGGGGTGCAGGTGCGACCGACACTCGAATCCAATTCGATGATCGTGCTGTTCTCCCATATCCGTACCGGAAAATGGTCATCGATCATGCCACTCAACCTCGCGGAAACATTCGGCTTTTCGGAGCCGATCCGGGCCATTCCAATCGTCGAGCCCGATGCGAGCCACACGGTCGGCCTGG
The nucleotide sequence above comes from Mesorhizobium shangrilense. Encoded proteins:
- a CDS encoding PLP-dependent aminotransferase family protein, with translation MPQRNDTAIWSGLFRISAESGQTLQAQIRQAIVAAILDRQIAASMPLPSCRILAEKLGVARGTVVLAFQQLVDQGFLVARERRGHFVNPDVLATPAKPHQKAPDQANEIDWKARRQIAASDMPPPAKHENWIKSSYPFVYGQFDPALFPTAEWRECNRMALAVLEIRNWASDMVDRDDPLLIEQIQARLLPRRGIFANPDEIIVTLGAQNALYMLATLLMTKGSKVAMEDPGYPDARSIFRLAGADIQPVPVDQSGIVTSSIPNDSGFVFVTPSHHCPTMVPLSAERRQDLLARANRYNQIIIEDGYDSQLLDEAPQQALKSLDRSGRVVYVGSMSKTLAPGLRLGYIVASAGLISELRALRRFMLRHPPANNQRAVALFLSLGHHEALVRRLSSAFDERRKRLVHAISAFLPEWRSTDSAGGTSLWLEGPRGTDARGLAEAAASRSVIIEPGDRFFDRTEKPSRFMRLGISSIALQHIEPGIRELATAAGRRPAAA
- a CDS encoding SRPBCC family protein encodes the protein MALVIEGEERIAAPLQKVWGALNDPEVLKATIPGCQSLEMTSPTEMAATVVLKIGPIKATFKGEVTLKNLKPPHSYTIQGEGKGGIAGFAKGGADVTLTEDGPDATVLKYAAKADVGGKIAQLGSRLIESTSKKLAGQFFSSFGEKVGG
- a CDS encoding chromate resistance protein ChrB domain-containing protein is translated as MPSTTAITVPQLTRLVGLPGAPVIIDVRIDDDYNADPRLLPASIQRDFKTVSTWAAEFAGKPVVVVCQKGQKLSQGVAAWLRHEGISAESLEGGFEAWRDGKGLLVRTGKMPPRDEKGRTVWVTRARPKVDRIACPWLIRRFVDPGAVFLFVEPAEVLAVADRFQAVPFDIDNVFWSHRGERCTFDTMIEEFGLQSQALDRLATIVRAADTASLDLVPQAAGFLAASLGLSRMFRDDLEQLEAGMLLYDAFFRWCRDATDETHNWPSGGKLA
- a CDS encoding Mrp/NBP35 family ATP-binding protein — translated: MSVTKEIVTERLKTVNGPDFTGNIVDLGMVSEIFIADSKVFFSITVPAARAQEMEPLRAAAERVVKAIPGVVGAVVALTAEKKGGGMEAPVPTRPAPRPAPPAAPARPASQAPASHSQGKRGVPGIEAIIAVASGKGGVGKSTTAVNIALGLAANGLRVGVLDADIYGPSMPKLLNIHGRPQTVDGKILKPMENYGLKVMSMGFLVDEETPMIWRGPMVMSALTQMLREVEWGPLDVLVVDMPPGTGDAQLTMAQQVPLAGAVIVSTPQDLALIDARKGLNMFKKVDVPLLGIVENMSYFIAPDTGKRYDIFGHGGARREAERLGVTFLGEVPLEMGIRESSDAGTPVVVSKPDGAEAKIYRDIAGRVWDRVNEERGAAEASVPSIVFE
- the chrA gene encoding chromate efflux transporter is translated as MNTVASKNEGGIVDVPAAPTFNEALKVWAKIGLLSFGGPAGQIALMHKELVEERRWIGEQRFLHALNYCMLLPGPEAQQLAIYIGWLLHKTVGGLVAGILFVAPGAVVMLTLSTLYALYGDAPLVESLFFGVKAAVLAVVVEAVIRIGRRALKNRIMVSIALCAFIAIYALKVPFPLIILFAGLAGWAGNRIAPALFSGQAHGKDNAPDLKGAVDVMFERGELTHTRPTKWHAPRTIAIWLPIWLGPVLLVWLLTGTASVWTQIGGFFSLMAVVTFGGAYAVLAYVAQAAVESFGWLAPGEMVDGLGLAETTPGPLILVLQFVGFIAAFRHSGALSPVLAGSLGALLTLWATFTPCFFWIFLGAPYIEALRGNKALSAALGAITAAVVGVIVNLALWFALHVIFREVRGVGLGMDVPVLSSIDWRAALLSCAAMVAVLKLKIGMLPTLAGSALAGVLLLAVSR
- a CDS encoding trimethylamine methyltransferase family protein, giving the protein MSAALGTQDSPADQRSRRSGGREARGVAQATDNIQPVRAGLEGGSYGPLSENDCERIHEAVLTLLETVGFANAIPSCIEALKTAGAIYADDGRIRFPRALVLDTIKRAGRHFTLCGQDPKHDMVIQGKRVHYGTAGAAVHLVDVEKREYREARLQDIYDAARIVEGLDNIHFFQRPMVARDIADPLNMDFNTLYACVTGTSKHIGTSFTVRENVKPALELLYAIAGSEENFRARPFVSNSNAFVVPPMKFAEDACGVLEACVAGGIPILLLSVGQAGATAPAAIAGAVVQAVAEVLAGLVYVNAIKPGHPAIFGTWPFVSDLRTGAMSGGSGEQAMMTAACAQMAQFYDLPGGSPAGMTDSKLPDIQSGYEKGITNVMAGLSGLNLVYESAGMHASLLGFCLESLIIDNDMLGHCLRCVRGIEVTDEALSVDTISEVCLKGPGHYLGNEQTLRLMQTEYFYPAVGDRFSPKEWNEKGRPDIVQRAINEKKRILAERFPRHISKLLDDKLRARFGDLIQLPRSSMGG
- a CDS encoding IlvD/Edd family dehydratase — translated: MAGAPTRKKKFRSQEWFDNPDNPGMTALYLERYLNYGLTRAELMSGKPLIGIAQTGSDLSPCNRHHIELAKRVREGIVSMGGIPFEFPCHPIQETGKRPTAALDRNLAYLSLVEVLYGYPLDGVVLTIGCDKTTPALLMAAATVNIPAIALSVGPMLNGWHKGKRTGSGTIVWESRQRLSAGEIDYDEFMDIVASSAPSTGYCNTMGTATTMNSLAEALGMQLPGSAAIPAPYRERGQIAYETGKRIVDMVHEDLKPSDIMTRKAFENAIVVNSAIGGSTNAPIHLNAIARHLGVPLTNDDWQKIGLHVPLIVNLQPSGEYLGEDYHHAGGVPAVVAELMKGGLLPYPEAMTVNGKTIGDNCSGVVNENADVIRTVAEPLKTNAGFINLKGNLFDSAIMKTSGISPEFRERYLSNPKDPEAFEGNAMVFDGPEDYHARIDDPAQGIDEHTILFMRGAGPIGYPGGAEVVNMQPPAYLIKKGIHALACIGDGRQSGTSGSPSILNASPEAAIGGGLALLKTGDRVRIDLNKATANILVSDDEIARRRAELQKDGGYHYPKHQTPWQEIQRGMVDQFSEGMVLKPAVKYQDVAHTMGVPRDNH
- a CDS encoding LysR family transcriptional regulator — translated: MIDKLEFFIALAREEHFGRAAEVCGVTQPTLSAGIKQLEGQLGVMLVLRGSRFQGLTPEGEQVLVWARRIVGDTRTMREEMRAARHGLSGRIRIAAIPTALAMLPRLTTPFREKHPGVTFSVLSRTSIEVLSLLGNFDIDAGITYLDNEPLGRVTSVPLYDERYQLITAVGNPYSDRDKVTWAELSSLPLCLLTPDMQNRRIIDQHLAEAGVQVRPTLESNSMIVLFSHIRTGKWSSIMPLNLAETFGFSEPIRAIPIVEPDASHTVGLVAAPREPHTPLVSALLDEAMALADDFHAHR